The following coding sequences are from one Danaus plexippus chromosome 13 unlocalized genomic scaffold, MEX_DaPlex mxdp_15, whole genome shotgun sequence window:
- the LOC116770264 gene encoding calcium-binding protein E63-1 isoform X4: MTFQKNNDFYLRTAFGLLDRDSDGHVTPAELQFMLRNLGIEVSDELIADLIKDASRTGNGLIDENEFMQWVTKIQALQGMDVSTSGGDSEEEITRDLLAAFKVFDRDDNGYITRDELRSALEMIGEPVTDAQLNQVLALGDIDHDGRIDYEEFVKMLL, encoded by the exons ATGACTTTTCAAAAGAACAACGACTTTT ATTTGAGGACAGCGTTCGGTCTACTGGATAGAGACAGCGATGGTCACGTGACACCCGCTGAACTTCAATTTATGTTGCGCAACCTTGGCATAGAAGTCAGCGACGAGCTCATAGCTGATTTGATCAAGGATGCGAGCAGAACTG GCAATGGTCTGATagatgaaaatgaatttatgCAGTGGGTGACGAAGATACAAGCGTTACAAGGGATGGACGTTAGTACGAGTGGGGGTGATTCAGAAGAAGAGATCACCAGAGACTTACTAGCAGCATTCAA gGTGTTCGATCGTGATGATAACGGCTATATAACACGCGATGAGCTCCGTTCAGCTCTGGAGATGATCGGGGAACCGGTTACAGACGCCCAGCTGAACCAGGTGTTAGCGTTGGGAGACATAGATCACGATGGACGAATCGACTACGAAG aGTTTGTAAAGATGTTGCTGTAA
- the LOC116770264 gene encoding calcium-binding protein E63-1 isoform X2 has translation MKCNLNFVHIIKSIRVIIRCGMATTSRSRRKQEDEKKNKKKQSPVDDRPTVPSPSEAMLNNLRTAFGLLDRDSDGHVTPAELQFMLRNLGIEVSDELIADLIKDASRTGNGLIDENEFMQWVTKIQALQGMDVSTSGGDSEEEITRDLLAAFKVFDRDDNGYITRDELRSALEMIGEPVTDAQLNQVLALGDIDHDGRIDYEEFVKMLL, from the exons atgaaatgcaatttaaatttcgttcatattattaaaagtatacgAGTTATTATACGATGT GGCATGGCAACGACATCGAGAAGTAGAAGAAAG CAGGAAGATGagaaaaagaacaaaaagAAGCAATCGCCAGTGGACGATCGACCTACCGTCCCCTCGCCGAGCGAAGCGATGCTTAATA ATTTGAGGACAGCGTTCGGTCTACTGGATAGAGACAGCGATGGTCACGTGACACCCGCTGAACTTCAATTTATGTTGCGCAACCTTGGCATAGAAGTCAGCGACGAGCTCATAGCTGATTTGATCAAGGATGCGAGCAGAACTG GCAATGGTCTGATagatgaaaatgaatttatgCAGTGGGTGACGAAGATACAAGCGTTACAAGGGATGGACGTTAGTACGAGTGGGGGTGATTCAGAAGAAGAGATCACCAGAGACTTACTAGCAGCATTCAA gGTGTTCGATCGTGATGATAACGGCTATATAACACGCGATGAGCTCCGTTCAGCTCTGGAGATGATCGGGGAACCGGTTACAGACGCCCAGCTGAACCAGGTGTTAGCGTTGGGAGACATAGATCACGATGGACGAATCGACTACGAAG aGTTTGTAAAGATGTTGCTGTAA
- the LOC116770264 gene encoding calcium-binding protein E63-1 isoform X3 yields the protein MATTSRSRRKQEDEKKNKKKQSPVDDRPTVPSPSEAMLNNLRTAFGLLDRDSDGHVTPAELQFMLRNLGIEVSDELIADLIKDASRTGNGLIDENEFMQWVTKIQALQGMDVSTSGGDSEEEITRDLLAAFKVFDRDDNGYITRDELRSALEMIGEPVTDAQLNQVLALGDIDHDGRIDYEEFVKMLL from the exons ATGGCAACGACATCGAGAAGTAGAAGAAAG CAGGAAGATGagaaaaagaacaaaaagAAGCAATCGCCAGTGGACGATCGACCTACCGTCCCCTCGCCGAGCGAAGCGATGCTTAATA ATTTGAGGACAGCGTTCGGTCTACTGGATAGAGACAGCGATGGTCACGTGACACCCGCTGAACTTCAATTTATGTTGCGCAACCTTGGCATAGAAGTCAGCGACGAGCTCATAGCTGATTTGATCAAGGATGCGAGCAGAACTG GCAATGGTCTGATagatgaaaatgaatttatgCAGTGGGTGACGAAGATACAAGCGTTACAAGGGATGGACGTTAGTACGAGTGGGGGTGATTCAGAAGAAGAGATCACCAGAGACTTACTAGCAGCATTCAA gGTGTTCGATCGTGATGATAACGGCTATATAACACGCGATGAGCTCCGTTCAGCTCTGGAGATGATCGGGGAACCGGTTACAGACGCCCAGCTGAACCAGGTGTTAGCGTTGGGAGACATAGATCACGATGGACGAATCGACTACGAAG aGTTTGTAAAGATGTTGCTGTAA